Part of the Cottoperca gobio chromosome 1, fCotGob3.1, whole genome shotgun sequence genome, CTCCCATGGaccagcacacagacagaagagcaaagatggagaggagagtcAAAGTCTTCATGATGCCTTGAAGTTAGTTTCACGCTGTAGAGAAGTTGCTTTCTTGGTTGCCTGCTCTTCTTAGATTTCCTTCGATGGCTTGATCTGTTTCTTTTCCTAAATTCGAGGTCAATATATACTATAGTCCACCTCCTTCTGTCAGACCAGGGATAACCCTCTGATTGGCCGGGGAGTCAAATGTCAACGTTTCCGCTTCCACTTGTCATGAAAGTTCCCCTAACACCCATACAGCCTTGGCACAGAGTCCAAAAACTCATTCACCCGTGCCCAGACTTACACAGCCACAAACATTCCTGGCATTCAGCTGTACGTAcagtgcatgtactgtatataaacctatatgtactgtatgtttgtagcCTTTACATGAAAATAGAGACAATccaagacaaaaagagaaaacatgaggAAAGACAGATTAACTTCTGGGGATTCCCTTTATCCATGATGCACAtgcacagagacagataaaAACAACTCAGAAAGATGTACCTTGTATATCTAAACACTCATAGATAAATGGCACATTAAAATTCTGAATTGACATGTTAAAATAGTTTCTCTCCCTTGCTTTTGGGTAAACTGAAGTACTTTTTCTCATATTTTGTCCAACAAAAATACCATCGTTTCCCTGTCAATCATTTTATGAGGTCAAACCGAATCATTTTTATACTTGTAGTGTTTACCAAACCTTTACATTTCCTTTCAATCCTGACCCCTCATCACTGGAGtataaataatacagaaaaTCCCTGAAAGTCCAAACTAGTAGTGTTACTGATCTCTATAAAATACCCTTCAAATGTAAATTGGATTTTAATCAGGGAGACTTGATGCAGGCTTGACTTTTTAACATGAAGTTTGCCAGTTCTGCCATTGCTGTTATGTTGCTACACTCCTTGCCCCAGATGGGATCTGCCATCCCCACAAACCCCAAACTATAGCCTGAGCCGACCACAAGCTACTAATCGAGTGACACGGAACAGCAGTGAGCCTCATTATGCGACAGAGCTTGATTACAGCGTTGCAGAGATCCACCAGAACCACAGTCAGTCACTATTTACAGATCCATCTTGGTCCAGCTCCTGGCCAGATCCAGTCACGGTCATGGCTTACCAATGTCAACCAGTGCCCCAATACACAGCCCCGCTTGATGTATTTCAGCAGATATACAGCTAAATATAAACAGCCCCCATGTGTTGAATGCATAGCGTTGTGCCTGCGGGTTTGGATGCAGCTTTCTGTTTGTGCGATACAGTTTGATTGTGGCTTCAGCTGTGGTTCATGATGGTATTTGGAGTTTGCAGCTTGGTCCTATAAACCATATTGCAACTTAAATACTGTCAAGATAACCAAAAGTTTATTCACACATATCACTtcacgtatgtatatatatatatatatcccagaGGGCCCTCAAACAGCTCTTTCTATCACGTAGTGAGAAGTTCATTGCTGCTTCAGGGTGACCTTGGTGTCCTTCATGTTTCAGCGTTATTCCTGGAGTCTGGGATTTATCTTGGACCGCATGCTGTGTAATTTCAACGTCTGGTCCGGTGTCCATACTTGTGGGGAAGACACAGTAGGATAAAAACAATTGCCACAGCATCTCTGAATAGACAGGAAATTCAGTGAATCTAGTGCATTCTGCTCTTTTGTTGTTGCTTCTTGGAAATCAATTAATATAGACAATGCGTAATGCTCACTTTTACTTATCGTTGTCTTTAACAAGAAACTAGACATCTGACATGCACCGGTACACATGAAAGACAGTATATGACTTTGCTGGTCAACTCATATCAGTAATAAAGAATTAAGGAAGTGCTGTTCCAATACTGGCCAAAATCAGTGGATCAGACATCTGAGAAAAGAACGTACGCTCCATTAACCTAAACTATCTTTCAACAACTGTCcgcatgttgcaccgccatgtttctaaaGTAGCTCAGAACGAACAAACCACactctggctctagagagggGCTTAGCATTTTACTTTACCTGAAGCCCACCATAGTTCTCTGACACGCTTGCTAATGCCAGTCGCCTTTTGAACTACGTTGCTCCTTAAGTAGTGTTAGTGTAAGGACTGAGCGAGGCGAAGGTAGTGAAAGGTACCAAGGTGTAACCATCGTTTTGCACTTGGCGGCTCTTTACTTCTTCTTGTAAAGGGAGGGATGAGcagaggggtattcagttgCTTGCAATCTGTAACCGCAACGCTAGATGCCACAAACTGTCCCTTCAAGAGAGGGAAAAAGATGATATAGGATTGGTATCAAGGTTGTTGTATCGGTATCGGACATGAAAAAGTGGTCGAGCCATCACAAAACTGACAAGGCCCTATCTTGACTAGGAGAGAACACATTACAGCTGACTGTTTAAACATTGATACATTGGTTCCCTATCagtttctgtatttatataaaatgtattttacttccCCTGAGGCTCGTCTTCTAGGGCACAAGTCTTTAGTTGTTCCAAAGTgcaggaaaaaaacatttgtttcggCAACTTTTCATTTTTTGCCCTGAGCCGTTGGGACAGCCGCCTAACAAGTCTGtacttttaaacaaacaaatctcACCACCAATAACCATAACACCACATAAACACACCACACCACTACTATAAGCAGTTGTATCTTCTAAAGTTTGCCGCACAGCACAGAGTCTTTACGGCGTATAACTGTTGTTATGTATGATGTAATGTCAATGGAAGGAAATTTCCTTCTTCTGTCCCTGTCAGCTTTGCTCCACTTACATGATACACACGCATCAAATCTGTGCAACAAACCTCCAGAACCACCACAGTACTTATTGTAAAAGCACAACTACTGCCATTCTGCTGCATTACTGTCCTTTGTACCACTAAGTTACAAAAAGGAGCATCAGAAGATAAACTTTAACAAATCTTTGATCACAAATTGTtccttaaataaatgaaatatatagtatacaaacattacaaacatgAAATTAAATGCTATTGCAgttgtaataaaacaatatgttaaTTAACAACACATCATATTTATCGGCATCATGTTGAAATTGTGTGAACATCATGTGAACATGtttacataaatgtgttttctagtTAGTGACCATATTGGTATGAGCTcgtaaaatgatttaaaatcagTCGGTATGGGACTAACTATTGGATAAATGGGCATTATCTTACAGTTTGCTTGCATAAAGTCATCTCACTGCCCCCCCATCACATTTCATGTCTCATCTGTGGATTGTCTCTATTGGAGCCGTAAACAAACTCAGATGGCAGGCGACACATGCTATATTTCCATTTGCCAGGCTTTCCCAATTCCGCCGGAAGCATCGGCTTGGCAATAGGACACCACTAATTACACTGATCCCAGTCTGGGCCTTGAAATTCCCTTCTTGCTTTTGAGAATATTTCTGGCGCAAGCCCAAACATTTTCACTCTTGATGTACACAGCCCATCTGCTGTTCTTTTATAGAGCTTCTACTGCCAGATACTCTCTTTTATCCATATTTAGAGCCCGGGTTTGTATTTGAGTCCAATCTTTTTAACTTAATTATGAGTTTGATGCTCTAATATGTGATTGCTGCCTCTGGGATTCTTCCCTGGGAGGGTTTTGTGTTAGTTTTTCATGTACATATGatgtttttcactttatttacacACTGTCCAGGATGAATCATATGAGATATTTTATGCCTCCATATCTTCCAAACCTgctctctgtcagtctctctgagGTCACTGTGTTGTGGTCCCAACAATAACATTTGTGGACAGACTGACAAACTCCGCCAGATCTCTGCGACTTGTGGCCTGCGACCTGTGGTCCGCTAACCAGACCACAGACGGACTCGCTCgcataaacagacaaaacataaCACACACGGTAAATGAGTGAGGACACAcgatacacacacgcacacatgcaaatGTTTACTTTGCATAGTTTCCTTTGTGTTGGAGTAATATAATGCagggcttcacacacacagccatacaGGTTTCACAGAAGAAAGAATTTACATCAGAGGCTGCTTTTCCATttagtcttttatttaatacagattcattcatttgcatttgttttagaGTCCTAGAGCTCTGTTTTGGCTTCTGCTCCAGCCTGCTTCACCTcctgaaaaacataaaagtgtGATTAGTGAAATACAGCAGAGAGGGGAAATATGACACGAGTTTACAATAAGTGTAATTGTGTAGTGTTTCACAGACATAATTAAGACTATTGGACTGAATTCCCTTCAAAGGAAAGCTCAAAGAAAAGTCTTAATTTCTGAATCAACGTCATCTACAGTATGTCAACAACACTGGTGTATAATGAGACGCTCCTTTATGTATTTTAGTTCTGCTGCACTTCTAGTTTCATCTGTCAAGAGTTTTAAATGATTCACTTTAagacaaatataacattttaaagatttagcaggagagagaaaaggaaaacacaagtgTCTAAACATAGAGGGAGTCATTGTTTGTAAAGCTCCTTGAGGCCAATTTGTGATTTGGGGAAAAAGAATTCAAATTGACTTGACaatttgaatgtttaaatgtcaTCTTACTAATAGTTTATTGGGTTTAAAAATGAAACGTATATGATTTCAGCCACAGTTTGTAGATATCCTGCAAACTCTTCTGTGCTGCTGTCGAGCTTCAGACTCTGCGTGTCACTCAGCTGCAGCGCTGTGTGGTGTAACAGAGCAAATTAGTGCACAGAGTGAGGTTTCCTGTCTTTTGTGTGGCACCTATACTTTACAGTGACACTGCTACTTTCCTTTCAACCACTTCTTCGAACATGACAAGTGAACAAGGGCtcctgttttgtttcatttcattttaaatcgCCAAACTCTGCTCCTTTTTGCTTTAAACTGTTCAAAAGTCACTCTACAAGAAAATAGGTCTTCTGAGTACATTGAGAAACATCTAAATATTGaagttataatatatactacCATCAGCAGTGACTCATTTTAGGTCAGCCATAATGAACGCTCACCTTCAGTTCCCCTTGTAGGAAGGACTGGCAGAACTCCCGTACTCGCTCGGTGGAGATCTGTCCCTCGGGCAGGAGCCACTTCATGTCAGACTCACTATCATACAAACCAACTCGTGGGAGGTCCTGAGACTTGAGGCCGAAGTAGCCCAGTGACCGGATGTTGGACTTCACTGCTCCATTAATCAGCACAAACAAGAACTGTAACACAGTTTTAGAACTTCATTTATCTTATCATAGATTATATTAAATGCAATATGTCATTGTGTGCCAGTAGGGGGCTCTCATTCAAAACACATGGTCAcatgggagtttgtcattgcTGTCAGCTTCTCCTGATTATGATGACACGCGGCGGAGCggctacgagctaaaggctaatatatgctcagcttgtttctttgAAAGCTATCGTAAAAATGTTGCTTAAAAttgaatattaaagtaaatttaTGACAGTTTCTGCCAGCcaaccacaacgctgacgcatGCGCAAAGGGGGGGGCGATGCCATTACAAGGGACCAAAAGAAATGCACcattaccttgattaaaattaCACACTTCTGTAGGTTTTGAAATTGTTGGAagcatttgggataatgtaagtacacaactcaacaaaatatataacatcgTTGTTTTTAGATGCAGAAATGTTGCATATTATATCTtctataactttattttgtactttaattTTTATAAAAATCACTTGGTTATatttaaaactattattttgtaggtgaaataataatattctcaCCTTTCCTGTGAACTCAGGGGCCAGCGCTCCCAGTCGCTCCTTCAGCTCAGTGTATTCTTTACTCCCCCTGTTTGCAAAGAGCAGGAGGTGTGTCTTCACCTCTGAGTTGAACAGGCCCACTGCGGTCTGCGGAGAGACAGCACATATACAAATAATGAGAAGTTATATTCCCACTGGCCATTATCTGGTTTTTCAGAGGCCTCTCACCTGACAAGctcctgttttttctttgtacTCACATTTGAgtgcctacttactgttaaccTGCTCAACCTGTCATTCATGGTGGATACGTTTATTTTCTATGATCACTCTGAATACCtttggtggaaagtaactaagtacatttactcaagtactgtacaatTATTTggttactttacttgagtattatcattttatgcaactttatagtTTTACTACTGTTTTGTATTGTACTTTTTGCTTCACTAAATGTATCTGCCGTGACTTTGCAGATAAAAGCCAGGACTTTTAAAAATGATACATTGTCAAGTAATAACTACCCACTTTAAAATTACTTTGGTGAGGTACAAGATTCAAATCCTGGTTGCATATTGatacattatgtattatatataacacTGTAATATATAACACTGTAATATATAACACTGACAGGGGACATTCTGTTGCCTATTAAATAATGTTACTGTTGATACGTTTAGTACATTTAGTTGCTAATACGTCTGTAATGTTATTGAAACACATTCCTTTTACCTATTAAAGAGTATTTCTGAAGAATGGTAATGCTACTTTCACATAAGTAACAGCTCCTCGGTGACTGAGTGggttgtgggtttttttgtgtgtttctggctttttattctttttcaattttgcatttctctttaatgaaaatacatttttaagatgAAAGCTTTAGGGGATAAATGACAGGAAGTAAATAACAGTTTGACAGACAAAGACAGGCTGTTGGctccagaaataaaaacatttcatacctgATAGTAATGACGACATGAGTTGGACCTACCACTTGGTCGTATTCTGTGACGTATCGGACCTCGTTGATGGTGATAAAGTTGACAAGACCGTCCGCTTCTACCTTCTTGGCTTTGGCAAGAACGAGGTTCTCCTGGTGGTTATCTGCCTGGATCACATAACACATCAAGGTTGTCATAACACTGACATCacatttttgttgaaaaagatgcctcaTGTAGACAAATGGTGCAGAATACCTTTCTGAAGAGGGTGATGGTGTCTGAGGAGAGGCTGTAGTCCGCCCACACCGCTTTCTCAGTGCAGATGGCGACCGGGACGGAGTCAACTCGCTTTGCTGCTGCAACGAGTTCCTGATAGCCGTGACTCTCCTCTCCCTGAGACAGAAGAGGGAACGAGAGAGAGTTAAACCTCATCTTTTCATTACATTCTTTTACTtttatcaatgttttatttctactatttgtttttctttcatcattGCACGCTATGTAGTAACTATGATAGTTGTCCTTTtcactccattacatttatctgacaactCTAGAATactaattcatttaaataataataataataatgataataatacaattacatACTATATAAAGATATAACAATGAGCCATGAGTCCATTTTGGTgataatactttaatactttatcTTGGGACATTTTGAATGCTGGAAATGTACTTGTAATGAACattgtttgctttttctttcCCATCAAAGACCTCCAGCAgataaaagagacacaaaatctCATGTTACCAGAAAGTTTGGAAAAAGTCAAGGGAGCAGAGAGAAAGTCAGAGATGGATAAACAAAGAAATCTAGCGGGAAGACAGAGCTGGACCGACTCAAAGGAAGGTGAATCATGTCTATTTATGAGACAGTATTGCATGAGCTCTGTCCATCCATTTTATAGTTTTGCAGCCTGTAATATGTGTTCATTCCCAGTGAGTCATAGCACCAATATTTTGGTCTCTTTTAGCCTTTAGCATCACGGTCCAACTATGCATTATCCCCATGTGCTCGGTCTTCCATTCTCCTCTCACGACCCTTCCTTCTCCCTGCGTTTGTTTACGAGAGGGTCAATGGAGCCAATCCCACAAGTCTTCAGATATGTATGAGTTTACTGCCATCTTCCCCCGCACACAGAGTCTGGCCAAAGGGCTCGCCTCTGTGGGACAGCCAGCCACTCTCCTCAAAGCACCAGCGCTGCCAAAGGTGTGGCCACAGAAAGTATACTCTTCTTCCAAATCTATTCGTGACAGCAGCAtcaccaacacaacacaaacaaacgctGTATTTTCGGAGTACTCTCAGTCGCACTCTCAGTTAATTTGTCTGATCATGACTGGTTTGCCCCATGCATAATAAACAAAGCCATAAAACGGACTCTGTGGGCTTGAAAGATGTCTGAAAGCTGATTTCAGCTCATGGTTGAGACTTTCTTTCTCTATATGCAACTTTCATGTCTGACCTCCACGAATCCGATGACCACCACTTCAGCAGAGTCGATGAAGGCCTCTGCAGCTTTGGTGTCAGTCAGTCTGGGAAGGGCACTGtctgagaaagaaagacaggagaTACACAATTCAACATATTTTGTTTCATATAGTCTTCAACCACACAAGTGTGGACTgtatgctaacgtcagcatgctaacgtgcAAGTTTAGCAGGTACAATGTTTacaaatatttgtcattttattttagcatgttagcaagtTTTGCAGATAATTGATCATAAAGTATTGGAAAAAAGAAGATTATTGACATGatgatcaccaaagttattataattcatcctgaggggtatgaatgtgtgtgaatgacaatCTATTCAAAAATCTTTCATTCAAAACCAGAATTGTCAGTAGGAATTATCCTCTGGCGACCATAAATGTCTGCAAAGTATTTTATGGTAAtccagttgttgagatattttactaaaataaaagGGATCATCAAAAtgattaggattcatcctccggGGACTATCAATGTCCAAATGTACACaattgtacaaaatgtcatggcaagtGAAAGTCGTGAAAGACCCAACAAAGAATCTAAAAACTGTATATTAGCAGAATTGCAAAATTTTGAGGAAAAAATAATATGTTAGATTTTTTTCACATGGAaagcaggaagaagaaatgaaatatGTAAATCAGTTTACCTTCGTCTGTGGCAACGACAGAAGACACcaggagggagaaaaacagaGTGATCAGCATGTTTCAAATTATTATAATGACGGGGAGGCaggtaaagaaaagaaaccaaGGGATGCCCAGAGGTCTTTGTAGCTGTTTGACTTTGTACAAAGAGTCGTGGCACCtctgctgtggctgctgcaaCGTCTCTGGGATGTGATTGGAGGCTTTGTGGGAACCAGCCAGGTGCTCTTGATAAGTGGGGGTGCTGAGACGTTGGACTACGTGTCACTGTGCGACGggacaggtgtgagtgtgtgtctgcacggTGGTGTGGTGCAGTCTGAGGTTGAGAGGGACAATAATGATCCCATTTGACCTCTGCTTTTGTGAAACGTCAAACACCTTTTCTTAGTCGCATCTTCTTAGCAACTTTTCAGTCAAAGCATCTTGTGCTGCAGTGCGTTACATAAATCTGTAGGCTGGATAACATGCAGGCTGCAGATGTCCCGTGAGAAGGCCTGTGTGGCCAGAGAAGGCCCGGAGATTAACTGGGCTGCATGTTGGTACATTCACCACAGGAGGGACACAACTCCCAGTCAACCTATTCATCGCCATGCAGACAGCCGGGGCAGTACATGTTGCCCTAATGTACGCTGTTTAGAGTTTGGCCTTTGGAGAAAATGAACAATTTGTTATGCATATGTGTTATTACATGAAACCAAGGGAAAAATCAAGATGTTATCACAttgattttcttgtttttactatctttaaaaaaaaggaggtATAGTGGCAGTCGtcctgactctgtatgaatgtgtgtgaaagggtgaatgacatgtgttgtaaagcgctttgagtgatggcaaagattggaaaagcgctgtacagtccatttaccattaagATTTGCAATATaaaactgatttattattatttatataaataattttaaaatcaaAGGTATGTTTTTGTGTAAACCAATATATAACTCTCAGATATCTcagatgctttttgtttttattgcttttttaatgttttgttaacATTTATAACTAATATATTTAGTATAATTAAATGGCGCTGAAAAACACTTTGCCTTGTGTCTCAGTAGTGCTCAATAAATGCAACTATGTTACAAGAACCAGATTTGATCAGATCGACAAAATAACTAAAAGTGATTCATGTTCAGAATTTCCAAAAGTCCCATGACACCGTAAAATGAACCCTCAATCCCAGAAATGAAAGCTTCCAGTGTGACATTACaataacagtttgtttgttccaGGGTTTCTTGAGAGGAGAGTAAATACACACTCCCTCTGCAATCTCTCTTTTTTAAATCCAGTATTGATTATGTAATACCCATAATATTGTACCCATGATACCAGAAAGAATaataacaacttttaaaatctaaaaaaagATTATACACAAAATATTTTCTCACATAActtagagagacagaaaaagcgCACACATTTACAACAACTCCTACACAccaccacagaaatgttgttttgtgtgttagatgttaaaataaaataaaaacagcaagtgGCAATTATTAAACTAAACTCAAAAAGAATAAATTATATGAAGTTTGAAGTTTAACTCAGTGATTTTTAACAATTTTCCCATTGAAAAGGAATCTGCTAAAAATGTTCTGGCAAGTTACATTTTGGTCGACCACAGAGCAGAAAAAACAGCTGgatgtaaaaacacattgaaCTCTTGCGGATAAGATGGTCTGGAATCGGTAAACTTTCTCTTGTGCTTTCAATAAAATCCAAACACTGTTCACATATAATTCACAAAAATATAAGAATATCCTCCCAAAGCTGTTTCTACAAGTTAACGTTAGTGAAAGGAGACAAATAGGAGCAATAATAAAGACTCAAAGCTCGTCTATTATCGTAACACCAGCAAACGTCTcctgagattaaaaaaaacgtgTTGAAGTTTCTTCACATGAGGCTTAAAGGCAACACTTATACTGCAAATGAGGGCAACACCTCACGTCATAGACTTATGACTACTTTGAAATGCACACACAGGTGACGTCTGTAGCAAAGATGCTGCATCTCTTCATAGGTGATGACTAGTGGAAATAAAGCTTCTTACAAACACCTGTTCTGTCTCTAGCGTCACAGCAAACGATTTTAATCACAACCTACAAATTACTGTGTATTATTTAGTGTAAACAAGGTATCCATAAAAAACGTATTACACGTATTGGggacatactgtagatgtaagAACAGGGGGATATAAGGGGGCAACCACTTTGTTTTCAAGAGAGACTTggaaattcatttaatttgaagtGTTTCTACTCTTGAAATCATGACAGATGCTTACATGTTTAGTGTTGAGATCAGTGATGTAATGCAGGTAAACATGAGGCTGGTGGATTACAGGTTTTAGAACGTTGCCAGGTTAACGATGTCACGATTTCTCGATGATCACTTACACAACTTTTAACCCTGTTAGGCTTTGACTCAGCCTCGGACTGTAAAAGTCTTAAATGAATCCTCAGACCCTGCTGCTGAGCTTCTCCTCACACTGCCAGTGTCTCTCTTATGCGATGTGCACTGGCAAACTTCAACATTTGTCATGGGGATTTAATATTCAGTACCAAGAAACtcatttaaacaaacatgaaGAGGATTATTAAGAATAATTACTTGATTTCatacaaacatactgtatctgcaACGAAAGACTGGAcaaaggacaaaacaaacatagaaatagaaaataaaaaagggctAAAATCTTTTATCATCTAAAGTAatctaaatataaatgttctaAAATAATATCCAAAATGTCTCTGATATTTTTTGAATGGTCTGCTGCTGATGGTGGAGGTTAAACATGATGTGGGTCACAGGTCAGCTGTGTGGGAGTGTTTGCAGTATGGATTTCAAGAGTGCAATGGAAACGGCTTACAGGCTGCCTGATAGTTATGTCAGGGGCCCACAGAGGATGGAAAAGCCTTCTGACACAATAATTACCCGTATGACATGACATGTATAATCCTTCATCTCTGTAGAAGGTACAGAATATGTGTCATTGGTAGAGTGTTGTTAATACAACGACTAAAACACGGGGTGACACTGTAAATTATAGGCTGTAAATAGAATAATAACACAACTAAAATGAAGTTGCAACTAATCAGTGTGGAAAAGTTGGAGATTTTTCTTGAACgatagataaaaaaaactaacgATCATTTAGCAAGTTGTTGGAAATAGCAAATAACTAGCTTGGAAGAAGTTGGAAGTTCTCCTTGATAAACAAAAACTACCACGTCATCATATACTGTTTAAAGTAGTATGTCATGCATGCTGAAATAACTCCTCATGAATCTAATAATAGTTATTAGCTCAATATGTTTATGAAATTTCTAGCATCGAGATAGAAAAACATCGTAAGTTTAGCTCAAATTAATTATTGTGTTGGGCCTACACAACTTGAAATGTATTGAATAGTGGAAGTTACTATTATATCTGAATCCTTTGTAATATTTAGTGCGTAATAGCCACATAAATATGAGAAAATTGCTTATTATCTGATGATTAAAATATTGCTGCATCAGTGAAAACGATTGTATAAGTTCAATAGGTTTttggctcca contains:
- the erp27 gene encoding endoplasmic reticulum resident protein 27; amino-acid sequence: MLITLFFSLLVSSVVATDEDSALPRLTDTKAAEAFIDSAEVVVIGFVEGEESHGYQELVAAAKRVDSVPVAICTEKAVWADYSLSSDTITLFRKADNHQENLVLAKAKKVEADGLVNFITINEVRYVTEYDQVTAVGLFNSEVKTHLLLFANRGSKEYTELKERLGALAPEFTGKFLFVLINGAVKSNIRSLGYFGLKSQDLPRVGLYDSESDMKWLLPEGQISTERVREFCQSFLQGELKEVKQAGAEAKTEL